From a single Clostridium isatidis genomic region:
- a CDS encoding phosphatase, whose amino-acid sequence MKFKLDVHTHTIASGHAYSSLMENAKAASEKGIKVLGTTEHGITMPGSPHIWYFSNYRVLPRELFGVTMLYGVEANIMDYDGNLDMEDSMLDKLDIVIGSIHTEVYNVGNVEENTRAFVNAIKRGKIDIIGHLGNPAVPVDYEEIVICAKENDVLIEINNSSFTTSRPGSFTNCKKIALLCKLHNARIVINSDAHFCTKIGEFSEAIEMLQSIDFPKNLIINDNPNELLEKLKKKGKLKDL is encoded by the coding sequence ATGAAATTTAAGTTAGATGTTCATACTCATACAATAGCTAGTGGACATGCTTATTCAAGCTTAATGGAAAATGCTAAAGCAGCTTCTGAGAAGGGAATTAAAGTTTTAGGAACTACAGAACATGGAATTACTATGCCTGGTTCACCTCATATTTGGTATTTTTCAAATTACAGAGTCTTACCTAGAGAACTTTTTGGAGTTACCATGCTGTATGGCGTTGAAGCTAATATAATGGATTATGATGGTAATTTGGATATGGAAGATTCTATGTTAGATAAACTCGATATTGTAATTGGGAGTATACATACTGAAGTATATAATGTAGGAAATGTAGAGGAAAATACGAGAGCTTTTGTTAACGCAATAAAAAGAGGTAAAATTGATATAATAGGTCATTTAGGAAATCCAGCTGTTCCAGTTGATTATGAAGAAATAGTGATATGTGCAAAAGAAAATGATGTATTAATTGAAATAAATAATAGTTCCTTTACTACTTCTAGACCAGGAAGTTTTACAAATTGTAAAAAAATAGCTTTATTATGTAAGTTACATAATGCAAGGATTGTTATTAATAGTGATGCCCATTTCTGTACTAAAATTGGAGAATTTTCGGAGGCTATTGAAATGCTTCAATCTATAGATTTTCCTAAAAATCTTATTATAAATGATAATCCAAATGAATTATTAGAAAAGTTAAAGAAAAAAGGAAAGTTAAAGGATTTGTAA
- the purB gene encoding adenylosuccinate lyase — MRNTYSTPLNSRYASKEMSYIFSDEMKFKTWRRLWVALAEGEKELGINITDEQIRELKDNVENINYEVAIQREKETRHDVMSHVYAYGVQCPKAKGIIHLGATSCYVGDNTDLIIMKEGLLLIRKKIINVIKNLKDFALKYKGLPTLGFTHLQPAQLTTVGKRATLWIHDLLLDLENLDFVIDKLRFRGVKGTTGTQASFMELFDGDEEKIKALDRIVTEKMGFKESYSVTGQTYPRKVDSIILNTLSEIAQSAYKFSNDLRILQSMKEIEEPFEKNQIGSSAMAYKRNPMRSERMSALARFVLVTSMNPAITASTQWFERTLDDSANKRLSVSEAFLALDGVLNLYMNISSNLVVYEKVIETHVNKELPFMATENILMEEVKMGGDRQELHEKIRVHSMEAARKVKEEGLDNDLIERLINDPSFSLDEEKAKSILAAKKFTGRAENQVLDFINEAVKPILEKNKDLLGEEAEITV; from the coding sequence ATGAGAAATACATATAGTACCCCATTAAACAGCAGGTATGCTTCAAAAGAAATGTCATATATATTTTCAGATGAGATGAAATTTAAAACTTGGAGACGTCTTTGGGTAGCTTTGGCAGAAGGTGAAAAAGAACTTGGAATTAACATAACAGATGAACAAATAAGAGAATTAAAAGATAATGTAGAAAATATTAATTATGAAGTAGCAATTCAAAGAGAAAAGGAAACTCGTCATGATGTTATGAGTCATGTTTACGCTTATGGTGTTCAATGTCCAAAAGCAAAAGGAATTATACATCTTGGTGCTACAAGTTGTTATGTTGGAGATAATACTGATTTAATTATAATGAAAGAAGGATTACTTTTAATTAGAAAAAAGATTATTAATGTAATAAAGAATTTAAAAGACTTTGCTTTAAAATATAAGGGATTACCAACTTTAGGCTTTACTCATCTTCAACCAGCCCAATTAACAACAGTTGGAAAGAGGGCAACCCTTTGGATTCATGACTTATTATTAGACTTAGAAAACCTAGATTTTGTAATAGATAAGCTAAGATTTAGAGGCGTTAAGGGAACAACAGGAACTCAAGCTAGCTTTATGGAATTATTTGATGGTGATGAAGAAAAAATTAAAGCCCTTGATAGAATAGTTACAGAAAAGATGGGCTTTAAGGAAAGTTATAGTGTAACAGGTCAAACATACCCAAGAAAGGTAGATTCGATTATTTTAAATACTTTATCCGAAATTGCTCAAAGTGCTTATAAGTTTAGTAATGATTTAAGAATTCTTCAAAGTATGAAAGAAATAGAGGAACCATTTGAAAAGAATCAAATTGGATCTTCTGCTATGGCTTATAAGAGAAATCCTATGAGATCAGAAAGAATGAGTGCCCTTGCAAGATTTGTTTTGGTAACTTCAATGAATCCGGCAATTACAGCTTCTACTCAATGGTTTGAAAGAACTTTAGATGATTCTGCTAATAAGAGACTTTCTGTTTCAGAAGCCTTTTTAGCTTTAGATGGAGTTTTAAATTTATATATGAATATTTCAAGTAATTTAGTAGTTTATGAAAAAGTAATTGAAACTCATGTTAATAAGGAGCTTCCATTTATGGCAACAGAAAATATATTAATGGAAGAAGTTAAAATGGGTGGAGATAGACAAGAACTTCATGAAAAGATAAGGGTACACTCTATGGAAGCTGCAAGGAAAGTTAAAGAAGAAGGTTTAGATAATGATCTTATTGAAAGATTAATAAATGATCCAAGTTTTAGTCTAGATGAAGAAAAAGCAAAGAGTATATTAGCTGCTAAGAAGTTTACAGGAAGAGCAGAAAATCAAGTGTTAGATTTTATAAATGAAGCAGTTAAGCCGATATTAGAAAAAAACAAGGATTTATTAGGAGAAGAAGCAGAGATAACGGTATAA
- a CDS encoding adenylosuccinate synthase: MAGFIVLGAQWGDEGKGKMTDFLAESSDVIVRFQGGNNAGHTVIVGENEYKLHLIPSGVLYKDKLNIIGNGVVLDPKAFFEELDYLEKAGIKVSPEQLIVSDRANVIMPYHKVLDKLKEEARGKNNIGTTGKGIGPCYTDKAERSGIRVCDLINPVVLKEKLKETIVSKNDIITKVYNGEELNFDTIYEEYVELGKRLKSFVADSSVRIYDAIKSGKKVLFEGAQGMLLDIDYGTYPFVTSSNTTAGGVCSGVGIGPTMISGAVGVAKAYTTRVGKGPFPTELDNETGEWIRQKGGEFGVTTGRARRCGWLDLVILKTSARVSGLTDLVVTKIDTLAGLDKIMVCVGYKFEDKVIDYFPASLEDLAKCEPIYEEFEGWDDSVADARSYDEIPENAKKYLKRIEEFTGVPISIVSVGPKRDQTIVLKEI, from the coding sequence ATGGCAGGATTTATTGTTTTAGGAGCTCAATGGGGCGATGAAGGTAAAGGAAAAATGACTGATTTTCTAGCAGAAAGCAGCGATGTAATAGTAAGATTTCAAGGTGGAAATAATGCAGGACATACGGTTATAGTTGGAGAAAATGAATATAAGCTTCATTTAATACCTTCAGGTGTATTATATAAGGATAAGTTAAATATTATTGGAAATGGAGTAGTATTAGATCCAAAAGCCTTTTTTGAAGAACTTGATTATTTAGAAAAGGCAGGTATTAAGGTTTCACCAGAGCAATTAATTGTAAGCGATAGAGCAAATGTTATAATGCCATATCATAAAGTTCTAGATAAATTAAAAGAAGAAGCAAGAGGAAAAAATAACATAGGAACAACTGGTAAAGGAATAGGTCCTTGTTATACAGATAAAGCTGAAAGAAGTGGGATTAGAGTTTGTGATTTAATAAATCCAGTGGTTTTAAAAGAAAAATTAAAGGAAACAATAGTAAGCAAAAATGATATTATTACTAAGGTTTATAATGGTGAAGAACTAAACTTTGATACAATTTATGAGGAATATGTTGAACTTGGAAAGAGATTAAAATCTTTTGTAGCAGATAGTTCTGTTAGGATATATGATGCTATAAAGAGTGGCAAGAAAGTTTTATTTGAAGGAGCTCAAGGGATGTTACTTGATATAGATTATGGCACTTACCCTTTTGTTACTTCATCAAATACAACTGCAGGGGGAGTTTGCTCAGGAGTAGGCATTGGACCAACGATGATAAGCGGAGCAGTAGGAGTTGCTAAGGCTTATACAACAAGAGTAGGTAAAGGTCCATTTCCAACTGAACTTGATAATGAAACAGGAGAATGGATAAGACAAAAAGGTGGAGAATTTGGCGTTACAACAGGTAGAGCAAGAAGATGTGGTTGGCTTGATCTTGTTATATTAAAAACATCAGCAAGAGTTTCAGGACTTACAGATTTAGTTGTAACCAAGATTGATACCTTAGCTGGTCTTGACAAAATAATGGTTTGTGTGGGATATAAATTTGAAGATAAAGTGATAGATTACTTCCCAGCAAGCTTAGAAGATTTAGCTAAGTGTGAGCCAATATATGAAGAATTTGAGGGATGGGATGACAGCGTAGCTGATGCTAGAAGCTATGATGAAATTCCTGAAAATGCTAAGAAATATTTAAAAAGAATTGAGGAATTTACTGGAGTTCCAATTTCAATAGTTTCAGTAGGACCAAAGAGAGATCAAACAATTGTTTTAAAGGAAATTTAG
- a CDS encoding TIGR04100 family radical SAM protein encodes MVILYTLQNGDFINLKDIKIIKKEKVYVNLTNKCPCACTFCLRDTKEMVETNSLWLKREPSAQEIIGEFEKYDLDQFNEVIFCGYGEPTIRLYDIIEIAKYLKRRTNIPLRINTNGLADLIHKKDTAPLLEGLIDTVSISLNASNAEEYLRITRNKFGLESFDAMLKYAVNCKKYVPKVVFTVVDCIGEEEIKACQKVCDNIGIPLRVRPFE; translated from the coding sequence ATGGTTATTTTATATACTCTACAGAATGGTGATTTTATAAATTTAAAGGATATAAAAATAATTAAAAAAGAAAAAGTTTATGTGAATTTAACTAATAAATGTCCTTGCGCATGTACTTTTTGCTTAAGAGACACTAAGGAAATGGTTGAAACTAATAGTCTTTGGTTAAAAAGGGAACCGTCAGCGCAAGAAATAATTGGGGAGTTTGAAAAGTATGATTTAGATCAATTTAATGAAGTTATTTTTTGTGGCTACGGTGAACCAACTATCCGACTTTATGATATTATAGAAATTGCAAAATATTTAAAGAGAAGAACTAATATACCTTTACGTATAAATACTAATGGACTAGCAGATTTGATACACAAAAAGGATACTGCACCGTTATTAGAAGGTTTAATTGATACTGTATCAATAAGTCTTAATGCATCAAATGCAGAAGAATATCTTAGAATAACTAGAAATAAGTTTGGGCTAGAATCTTTTGATGCTATGCTAAAATATGCGGTAAACTGTAAAAAGTATGTACCCAAGGTTGTATTTACAGTTGTAGATTGTATTGGAGAAGAAGAAATAAAGGCTTGTCAAAAAGTATGTGATAATATTGGAATTCCCTTAAGAGTTCGTCCTTTTGAATAG
- a CDS encoding DUF6199 family natural product biosynthesis protein produces MVFIKIIISIFLIIDLINPRFGWKLSEGWKYKDLEPSESYLFWSRVKSLLILIIIWFLLSEVNWT; encoded by the coding sequence ATGGTTTTTATAAAGATTATTATTAGCATATTTTTAATTATAGATTTAATAAATCCTAGATTTGGGTGGAAGTTATCTGAAGGTTGGAAATATAAAGATCTAGAACCAAGTGAGAGTTATTTATTTTGGAGCAGAGTAAAATCTTTACTTATTTTAATAATTATATGGTTTCTACTTTCAGAAGTAAATTGGACTTAG
- a CDS encoding DUF368 domain-containing protein, with amino-acid sequence METVKNFLKGVVISISQLVPGVSGGTIAMIFGIYDKLLHAVNNILKDFKNQYRLLLEVGLGAVIGIFAFSNIVKTLFDNFPIQIGYLFIGVILGGAPLMYRKASVKGLKKSSILYLIAGFVIVYMMGTPNNDASAVIQNLTPLNFLYLFLGGVVVAIALILPGISGSFMLFVLGLYNTVITAVAQLNIPILIPIAIGGIVGTLVTARFIEILLLKFPEQTYILIFGFILGSVFSVFPGIDGMKSVIGIILAIIGFIFTYYISRN; translated from the coding sequence ATGGAAACAGTAAAAAATTTTTTAAAAGGTGTTGTAATAAGTATATCACAATTAGTTCCAGGTGTAAGTGGAGGAACTATAGCAATGATTTTTGGAATATATGATAAACTATTGCATGCTGTAAATAATATATTAAAGGACTTTAAAAATCAATATAGATTATTGCTAGAAGTTGGACTTGGAGCAGTAATAGGAATTTTTGCTTTTAGTAATATTGTAAAAACATTATTTGATAATTTTCCAATTCAAATTGGTTATTTATTTATTGGTGTAATTTTAGGTGGAGCACCACTAATGTATAGAAAGGCTTCAGTAAAGGGGCTTAAAAAAAGCAGTATATTATATTTAATTGCTGGTTTTGTGATTGTATATATGATGGGAACACCAAATAATGATGCATCAGCCGTTATACAAAATTTAACTCCTTTAAACTTTTTATATTTATTCTTAGGTGGAGTAGTTGTTGCTATAGCATTAATTTTGCCAGGGATTAGCGGTTCTTTTATGCTATTTGTTTTAGGTCTTTATAATACGGTGATAACTGCAGTTGCCCAGTTAAATATACCTATATTAATACCTATAGCAATTGGAGGGATAGTTGGGACTTTAGTAACTGCAAGATTTATTGAAATCTTGTTATTAAAATTTCCTGAACAAACATATATATTAATTTTTGGATTTATATTAGGATCAGTTTTTTCAGTTTTTCCTGGAATTGATGGAATGAAAAGTGTAATAGGGATTATACTTGCTATAATAGGATTTATCTTTACTTATTATATTAGCAGGAATTAA
- a CDS encoding ABC transporter ATP-binding protein has translation MKKVLPFFKSYKKELILGPLFKLIEAILELFIPIVMIKIIDIGIPNNDINYIIRIGFILILLGLVGLTFALICQYYASIASQGIGANIRTALFEHINKLSYKEIDTIGTSTLITRLTNDITLIQNGIAMLIRLGTRSPFVIIGSTIMAFAINFQLALIFLITMPIISAILFLIMKKSVKIYKEIQKKLENISLITKENIEGVRAVKAFSKEKREIERFRKGNAAYSEENIKALKVSSLLNPLTSIVMNFAIVFILYFGANKVNLGISTQGEIIALINYITQISLALIVFSQLVITLTKGYTSLIRVSEILEVNPSLIENNNELSITSVDKRKPLIEFRNVYFTYNNSQEYSLKNISFKINKNETVGIIGGTASGKSTIINLLCRFYDTTKGEILINGINVKNYSFKELRNLISLVPQKSVLFSGTIRSNLELGNKNLNDKELKRVLDISMASDFVNKLEDKYDAKVLKGGKNFSGGQKQRLSIARALAKNSEILILDDSLSALDFSTDLQVRKKIKEEVKNKTIIMISQRASSLKNADKIIVLDNGEVKAIGTHDELLDTCYVYKEIYYSQSKN, from the coding sequence ATGAAAAAAGTTCTTCCCTTTTTTAAATCCTATAAGAAAGAACTGATTTTAGGACCATTATTTAAGCTTATAGAAGCCATATTGGAACTTTTTATTCCAATAGTAATGATAAAAATTATTGATATAGGAATTCCGAATAATGATATTAATTATATAATTAGAATTGGATTTATTCTTATATTGCTAGGTTTAGTAGGTCTTACTTTTGCATTAATATGTCAATATTATGCTTCTATTGCTTCCCAAGGAATAGGAGCAAATATTAGGACAGCATTATTTGAACATATAAATAAACTTTCCTATAAAGAAATTGATACTATAGGTACCTCCACTTTAATTACACGATTAACAAATGATATTACATTAATTCAAAATGGTATTGCAATGTTAATTAGATTAGGTACAAGGTCCCCTTTTGTTATTATTGGCTCTACAATTATGGCCTTTGCAATTAACTTTCAGCTAGCTTTAATATTTTTAATTACAATGCCTATTATATCAGCAATACTATTTTTAATCATGAAAAAATCTGTAAAAATTTATAAAGAAATTCAAAAAAAATTAGAAAATATTTCTCTTATTACTAAAGAAAATATTGAAGGAGTTAGAGCCGTTAAAGCTTTTTCTAAAGAAAAAAGGGAAATTGAAAGATTTAGAAAGGGAAATGCTGCTTATAGTGAAGAAAATATTAAAGCATTAAAAGTTTCTTCTTTGTTAAATCCACTTACTTCAATTGTTATGAATTTTGCCATTGTTTTTATACTCTATTTTGGAGCTAATAAGGTAAACCTAGGTATTTCAACACAAGGAGAAATTATTGCGTTAATAAACTATATAACACAAATATCATTAGCTTTAATTGTCTTCTCACAATTAGTAATTACTTTAACTAAAGGATATACATCCTTAATTAGAGTTTCGGAAATCTTAGAAGTTAACCCTAGTCTGATTGAAAATAATAATGAACTTAGTATAACTTCTGTAGATAAAAGGAAACCATTAATAGAATTTAGAAATGTTTATTTTACTTATAATAATTCTCAGGAGTATTCTTTAAAGAATATTTCTTTTAAAATCAATAAAAATGAAACTGTTGGTATAATTGGAGGAACAGCTTCAGGAAAATCTACAATAATTAATTTATTATGTAGATTTTATGATACCACAAAGGGAGAAATATTAATTAATGGTATTAACGTAAAAAACTATTCCTTTAAAGAATTAAGAAATTTAATTTCTTTAGTTCCTCAAAAGTCAGTTTTATTTAGCGGAACAATAAGAAGTAACTTGGAACTAGGAAATAAAAATTTAAATGATAAAGAGTTAAAAAGAGTTTTAGATATATCTATGGCCTCTGATTTTGTGAATAAATTAGAAGATAAATATGATGCAAAAGTTTTAAAAGGTGGAAAAAACTTTTCTGGCGGACAAAAGCAAAGGCTTTCTATTGCTAGGGCTTTAGCTAAAAATTCAGAAATATTAATTTTAGATGATAGTCTAAGCGCCTTAGATTTCTCCACAGATCTACAGGTTAGAAAAAAAATAAAGGAAGAAGTTAAGAATAAAACTATTATAATGATTTCTCAAAGGGCAAGCAGTTTAAAAAATGCTGACAAAATTATTGTTCTAGATAATGGAGAAGTTAAAGCCATTGGAACTCATGACGAACTATTAGATACTTGTTATGTATATAAAGAAATTTATTATTCTCAAAGCAAAAACTAG
- a CDS encoding ABC transporter ATP-binding protein → MNISLIKKLLNYISPYKKYIFLSIISGIIYIALSLLTPIIIGKGVDYIIYKDNVNFKNLSKVIGVLIAVFLISSIFQLIMTRSTNLLCNKTIKQLRMDIFEKLNKVPLKYIDSNSTGSIINTVINDIETVSDGLIQSFSQLFTGILTIVGTFIFMLTINYKIALVVFFVTPLSLFTASIIAKACYSMFSKQSEIRSELTGLIEELISNQKLVKSFNYEKDALDKFNNINKKLYSYGQKAQFYSAITNPATRFVNGIVYSSVGVFGGILVVKGAISIGNLSAFLSYANQYTKPFNEISGVITELQAAFSSLQRVFNILEEENEIEDPKNAIELENCIGYVELNNVNFSYSKAAPLIENLNLKVKPGEKIAIVGPTGSGKTTLINLLMRFYNINSGEIKIDNINIEKIKRSSVRGLFGMVLQDTFLYQGTIRDNIAYGKPSASMEEVIKAAKKAHAHDFIIKLPQGYNTVLSEDSSLSEGQKQLLSIARVMLSKPSMLILDEATSSIDTRTEIYIQKAFNELMKNKTTFIVAHRLSTIKEADLIIVMDNGKVVEQGNHKELLEKGGFYADLYNSQFEIT, encoded by the coding sequence ATGAACATTAGCTTAATAAAAAAACTCCTTAATTACATCTCTCCCTATAAAAAGTATATATTTCTCTCTATTATAAGCGGTATTATTTATATTGCTTTAAGTCTCCTTACCCCTATTATTATCGGTAAAGGAGTTGACTATATCATCTATAAAGATAATGTGAATTTTAAAAACCTAAGCAAAGTAATTGGAGTTTTAATAGCGGTTTTTTTAATTTCATCCATCTTTCAACTTATTATGACCAGAAGTACAAATCTTCTTTGTAACAAGACAATAAAACAACTTAGAATGGATATATTTGAAAAACTAAATAAAGTTCCTTTAAAATATATTGACAGTAATTCTACTGGTTCAATTATAAATACCGTTATTAATGATATTGAAACAGTTTCTGATGGATTAATTCAGAGCTTTTCTCAACTTTTTACAGGCATATTAACTATTGTTGGAACCTTTATATTTATGTTAACAATAAATTATAAAATTGCATTAGTTGTATTTTTTGTAACCCCTTTATCATTATTTACAGCCTCAATAATTGCCAAGGCATGTTATTCTATGTTTTCTAAACAATCTGAAATTCGTTCTGAATTAACAGGCCTTATAGAAGAATTAATTAGCAATCAAAAGTTAGTAAAATCCTTTAATTATGAAAAAGATGCCTTAGATAAATTTAATAATATAAATAAAAAGCTTTATAGCTATGGCCAAAAGGCCCAATTCTATTCAGCTATAACTAATCCTGCAACACGATTTGTAAATGGTATTGTATATAGCTCAGTAGGTGTCTTTGGAGGGATATTAGTAGTTAAAGGAGCTATAAGCATTGGAAATCTATCTGCTTTTTTAAGCTATGCAAATCAATATACAAAGCCCTTTAATGAAATTTCTGGAGTAATTACTGAGCTGCAAGCTGCCTTTTCTTCCCTTCAAAGAGTATTTAATATTCTTGAGGAAGAAAACGAAATTGAGGATCCTAAAAATGCAATTGAACTAGAAAATTGCATTGGTTATGTTGAGCTAAATAATGTTAATTTTTCTTATAGTAAAGCTGCTCCTCTTATTGAAAACTTAAATTTAAAAGTAAAACCAGGTGAAAAAATAGCAATAGTTGGTCCAACGGGTTCTGGGAAGACTACCCTAATCAACTTACTTATGAGATTTTATAATATTAATTCTGGCGAAATAAAAATAGATAATATTAATATAGAGAAAATTAAAAGATCGAGTGTTAGGGGCTTATTTGGAATGGTTCTTCAAGACACCTTCTTATACCAAGGAACTATAAGAGATAATATTGCCTATGGTAAGCCTTCGGCCTCTATGGAAGAAGTAATTAAAGCTGCGAAAAAAGCCCATGCTCATGATTTTATTATAAAACTTCCACAAGGTTATAATACCGTTTTATCTGAGGATTCATCATTATCTGAAGGTCAAAAGCAGTTACTATCAATTGCCAGAGTTATGCTATCCAAACCTTCTATGTTAATACTAGATGAAGCTACAAGCAGTATAGATACTCGTACAGAAATATATATTCAAAAGGCTTTTAATGAACTTATGAAAAATAAAACAACATTTATAGTTGCCCATAGGTTATCTACAATTAAAGAAGCTGATTTAATTATTGTAATGGATAATGGTAAGGTTGTAGAACAAGGTAATCATAAAGAATTACTTGAAAAAGGCGGCTTTTATGCTGACCTTTATAATAGTCAATTTGAAATAACATAA
- a CDS encoding HAMP domain-containing sensor histidine kinase: protein MSKIKKTLKGRLLKRIVLTTILINLFLTILISFYLSNKLKKDIIKDYEKIKITSLNFMNEAVIKEESVWKALSKIYNINKGFVTIVQENNIINQTIGELLNEKEIHNILVESNNIKSIITMKKVNKDYIVTFNYPIYKDNNYLGNLIIQNSYKDKYNDVIQLIQIISLGQVVLLIMLIIIINVIINKTVKPILDLSTSMNKFINKEEAEDIEVNTNDEISLLANSYNIMKAEIIKSEKNQREFFNNATHELKTPITSISAYAQILRDINNIDDDFIKRSSNRIVLECNKMISLVEKLLELSRGKLYYNKIKEKVNVKMLILNLIKEFEIRLKDKVIVTNIDNIELELVREDVKTIFSNLIDNSIKYGVDKEIYISLYDDNKNKVFEIKNKMGNIPKEIKYRLLDPFIKYNNIKEKEKEITTSGLGLYICNEISKENGWNLNYYIEDDYIRFRLEF, encoded by the coding sequence ATGAGTAAGATAAAAAAAACCTTAAAAGGGAGATTATTAAAAAGAATAGTATTAACGACAATATTAATAAATTTATTTTTGACAATTTTAATATCCTTTTATTTAAGTAATAAATTAAAAAAGGATATTATTAAGGATTATGAAAAGATAAAAATTACTTCTCTAAATTTTATGAATGAAGCAGTTATTAAGGAAGAAAGTGTTTGGAAGGCTTTATCTAAGATCTATAACATTAATAAAGGATTTGTGACCATAGTACAGGAAAATAATATAATAAATCAAACTATTGGGGAACTTTTAAATGAGAAAGAAATTCATAATATTTTAGTTGAAAGTAACAATATAAAATCAATTATTACTATGAAAAAAGTTAATAAGGACTATATAGTTACTTTTAACTATCCAATATATAAAGATAATAATTATTTAGGAAATTTGATCATTCAAAATAGTTATAAAGATAAGTATAATGATGTTATTCAATTAATTCAAATAATATCATTAGGACAAGTTGTTTTGCTAATAATGTTAATCATTATCATTAACGTTATTATAAATAAAACAGTAAAACCCATTTTAGATTTAAGTACTTCTATGAATAAATTTATAAATAAAGAAGAGGCTGAGGACATTGAAGTAAATACTAATGATGAAATATCCTTATTAGCAAATTCTTATAATATTATGAAAGCAGAAATAATTAAGAGTGAAAAAAATCAAAGAGAGTTTTTTAACAATGCAACCCATGAATTGAAAACCCCAATCACTTCGATATCAGCATATGCACAAATATTACGAGATATAAATAATATAGATGATGATTTTATAAAAAGATCTAGTAATAGAATAGTTTTAGAATGTAATAAGATGATTTCTTTAGTAGAAAAACTTTTAGAATTATCCAGGGGAAAATTATATTATAATAAAATTAAAGAAAAAGTTAATGTGAAAATGTTAATATTAAACTTAATAAAAGAATTTGAAATAAGATTGAAGGATAAAGTTATAGTAACTAATATTGATAATATAGAACTTGAATTAGTTAGGGAGGATGTAAAAACCATCTTTTCAAACCTAATTGATAATAGCATTAAATATGGAGTAGATAAGGAAATTTATATAAGCCTATATGATGATAATAAAAATAAAGTTTTTGAAATAAAGAATAAAATGGGAAATATTCCCAAGGAAATAAAATATAGATTATTAGATCCTTTTATAAAATATAATAATATTAAAGAAAAAGAAAAGGAAATTACTACTTCTGGCTTAGGTTTATATATTTGTAATGAAATATCAAAAGAAAATGGATGGAATTTAAATTACTATATTGAAGATGATTATATAAGATTTAGATTAGAATTTTAA
- a CDS encoding response regulator transcription factor, with protein sequence MNDAISFALNNEGYETISAFTGKEALEKFRELKPDLILLDLMLGDMDGFEICKELSKDVYIIMLTARGELLDKVIGMELGADDYIVKPFEIKELLVRIKAIFRREKQILKERDNIEKKNEENKLIINLMDRSVKKDGEIIPLRRKEFDLLLHLYKNKGIVISRENLLEKVWGYDYEGDTRTVDVHIRRIRDKLKEDKDNSIIETVFGVGYIIR encoded by the coding sequence ATAAATGATGCTATAAGCTTTGCCTTAAATAATGAGGGCTATGAAACTATAAGTGCTTTTACTGGTAAAGAAGCCTTAGAAAAATTTAGAGAATTAAAACCAGACCTAATCTTGCTTGATTTAATGCTTGGAGATATGGATGGTTTTGAAATTTGCAAAGAGTTATCAAAGGATGTATATATAATTATGTTGACTGCAAGAGGAGAGCTATTAGATAAAGTAATAGGTATGGAACTTGGAGCAGATGATTATATTGTAAAGCCTTTTGAAATTAAGGAGCTTTTAGTTAGAATTAAGGCCATATTTAGAAGAGAGAAGCAGATTCTGAAGGAAAGGGATAATATTGAAAAGAAAAATGAAGAAAATAAATTAATTATAAATCTTATGGATAGATCTGTAAAAAAAGATGGTGAAATTATTCCTTTAAGAAGAAAGGAATTTGATTTGTTATTACATCTATATAAAAATAAGGGAATTGTAATTTCAAGAGAAAATTTATTAGAGAAGGTTTGGGGCTATGATTATGAAGGAGATACAAGAACAGTAGATGTTCATATAAGAAGAATTAGAGATAAATTAAAGGAAGATAAGGATAATTCGATAATAGAAACTGTTTTTGGAGTAGGTTATATTATAAGATGA